From the Lolium rigidum isolate FL_2022 chromosome 2, APGP_CSIRO_Lrig_0.1, whole genome shotgun sequence genome, one window contains:
- the LOC124690917 gene encoding uncharacterized protein LOC124690917 has product MVAHDAALSCSSPMIQNFSSLLDDSREQAYFVLGRFLSVDFPQRGGMLWFELQQRASFRATISQASVSSDNGDRLSKLPNDLLLNILERVGTLDAVRTCILSRQLLKLPTMLSQIVIDLSLHDLVRMNGVVADVTDKILSARSPQITIHKLKVKFLLSPSRCLSIGKSVARAMATQKLDAAEFEILTPRDFQNCTEAYLLLFAAQLNNFLHACPDAFAGLTRLHLQNMRFAELDITNILVTCKRLESLCFVECDAGICSVLHVEHARLVEFTITFGEFKTVELSYLPKLQRMTYNYWPCDDNPLVLGFVPQLSELNLTNAGLSDKTLELSQLLANVHTVRDLYLNFHSEKIWVRPECRWVLAPVLAQLRTVNLDNLPEECDFAWTMFFLEAAQCLEELCFTVWDHKCCRESQKSFSKKTDVKWEPSSINFKHKNLRKLTIYGFQSDKNFTSYIRRTMKTAVNIQEISLHDRKVCKICAEKFPQMEALPSSYPQTDEEKDSLRKKIAATPTMVASPAMIHFPS; this is encoded by the exons ATTCAGAATTTTAGCTCGCTCTTGGATGACAGTAGAGAGCAGGCATATTTTGTACTGGGCAG GTTTCTATCTGTAGACTTTCCCCAGCGTGGTGGTATGCTCTGGTTCGAGCTGCAGCAG CGAGCCTCTTTCAGAGCTACCATCTCTCAAGCCTCAGTGAGTT CTGACAATGGGGACAGGCTAAGCAAACTGCCCAATGACTTGCTCCTCAACATTCTGGAGAGGGTGGGTACACTTGATGCTGTAAGAACCTGCATCCTCTCGAGACAATTGTTGAAGCTGCCCACTATGCTCTCGCAGATAGTCATTGATCTCAGCCTTCACGATTTGGTTCGAATGAATGGTGTCGTAGCTGATGTGACAGATAAGATCCTTAGCGCAAGGTCTCCACAGATCACCATCCACAAGCTGAAGGTCAAATTCTTATTGAGTCCTTCTCGCTGCCTCTCCATTGGAAAATCTGTTGCCCGCGCCATGGCAACCCAGAAACTGGATGCAGCTGAGTTTGAAATCTTGACGCCAAGGGATTTTCAAAATTGCACCGAGGCCTATCTCCTGCTCTTTGCTGCGCAGTTGAATAATTTTCTCCATGCTTGTCCAGATGCATTTGCTGGTCTCACGCGATTGCATCTGCAGAATATGAGGTTTGCAGAATTAGACATAACCAACATCCTTGTCACTTGCAAGCGGTTGGAATCACTGTGTTTTGTAGAGTGCGACGCAGGGATATGTTCCGTGCTGCATGTAGAACATGCTAGACTTGTTGAATTTACCATCACCTTTGGGGAATTCAAAACGGTGGAGCTCAGCTATCTACCAAAGCTCCAACGGATGACCTATAATTATTGGCCCTGTGATGACAATCCCTTGGTTCTTGGTTTTGTTCCTCAGCTTTCGGAGCTAAACCTCACTAATGCTGGTCTTTCAGACAAAACCCTCGAGCTAAGTCAGCTGCTTGCAAATGTCCATACTGTGCGTGATCTGTATCTGAATTTTCACAGTGAGAAG ATTTGGGTTCGACCAGAATGCCGTTGGGTGCTTGCCCCTGTGCTCGCTCAACTACGCACGGTGAATCTTGACAATCTTCCTGAAGAATGTGATTTCGCTTGGACAATGTTTTTTCTTGAAGCTGCACAATGCCTGGAAGAACTTTGCTTCACAGTGTGGGATCATAAGTGTTGTAGGGAGTCACAAAAAAGTTTCTCCAAGAAAACAGATGTGAAGTGGGAGCCATCTTCTATTAATTTCAAGCACAAGAATCTGCGCAAGCTAACCATATATGGCTTCCAGTCCGACAAGAACTTCACGTCATACATCAGGCGCACCATGAAAACTGCAGTAAACATCCAAGAGATTTCTCTGCACGATAGGAAGGTGTGTAAGATCTGCGCTGAGAAGTTTCCTCAGATGGAGGCTCTCCCTTCGAGTTATCCACAAACAGATGAGGAGAAGGATTCATTGAGAAAGAAGATTGCAGCGACGCCAACGATGGTGGCTTCCCCTGCTATGATTCACTTCCCGTCTTAA